Within Corynebacterium jeddahense, the genomic segment CCGGGCGCTCCGGCTCGACGCCCTCGAAGATCGCTTCGAGGTCGCCGCGGCGCAGCGTCTCCTTTTCCAGCAGCTTCGAGGCGAGCAGGTCGAGCTGGTCGCGGTACTTCTCGAGGGTGGCGTAGGCGACCTTGTGGGCTTCGTCGAGAAGCAGCTGCATTTCCTCGTCAATTTTCGCCGCGACGGCCGGCGAGTACTCGAGCGTGCCGCCGCCGCCCATGCCGGCGAACGGGTCGCCTTGCTCCTGGCCGTACTTCACGGGGCCGAGCGAGGAGGTCATGCCGTACTCGGTGACCATAGCGCGGGCGATCTTCGTCGCCTGCTCGATGTCGTTGGACGCGCCGGTGGTCGGCGCGCCGAAGACGAGCTCCTCCGCCGAGCGCCCGCCCATGGCGAAGACCATGCGCGCGAAGAGCTCGTCGCGGGTGTACATGCCCTTGTCGTCCTCGTCGGCGGTCATGGAGAAGCCGCCGGTGCGCCCGCGCGCGAGGATGGTCACCTTGTACACGCGCTCGATGTCCTTGAGCGCCCAGGCAGCCAGGGTGTGGCCACCCTCGTGGTAGGCGGTGACCTTCTTCTCGTGCTCGGAGATGATCTTCGTGGAGCGGCGCGGGCCGCCGATGACGCGGTCCGTCGCCTCCTCGAGCGCGTCCGCGGTGATGACGTTGCCGCCGATGCGGGCGGTGAGCAGCGCCGCCTCGTTGAGCACGTTGGCGAGGTCTGCGCCGGACATGCCGGCGGTGCGCTTGGCCAGGGAGTCGAGCGAGACGTCCTTTGCCAGCGGCTTGTCCTTCGCGTGGACCTTGAGAATCTGGGCGCGGCCGGCGAGGTCCGGGTTGGTCACCGGGATCTGGCGGTCGAAGCGGCCGGGGCGCAGCAGCGCCGGGTCGAGGATGTCCGGGCGGTTTGTCGCCGCGATGAGGATCACGCCCTCGCGGCCAGTGAAGCCGTCCATCTCCACGAGGAGCTGGTTGAGGGTCTGCTCGCGCTCGTCGTGGCCGCCGCCCATGCCGGAGCCGCGCTGGCGGCCCACGGCGTCGATCTCGTCGACGAAGATGATGCAGGGGCTGTTCTCGCGGGCCTGCTTGAACAGGTCGCGCACGCGGGAGGCGCCGACGCCGACGAACATCTCCACGAAGTCCGAGCCGGAGATGGAGTAGAACGGCACGCCCGCCTCGCCCGCGACGGCGCGCGCGAGCAGCGTCTTACCGGTGCCGGGCGGGCCGTAGAGCAGCACGCCGCGCGGGATCTTCGCGCCGAGTTTCTCGTAGATGCCCGGGTCGGTGAGGAAGTCGACGACCTCCTGCAGCTCGTCCACCGCCTCGTCGGCGCCGGCGACGTCGGCGAACGTGTTCGTCGGGTTGTCCTTGGTCAGCTGCTTCGCCCTCGACCCGCCGATGCCGAACGGGCCGCCGCCGCTGGTCTGCATGCGGTACATGAAGTAGGACAGCAGGCCGAAGACCAGGATCATCGGCAGCATGAAGCCGAGCATCGACATGAGGAACGAGTCCTGCGTCACGTTCGTCTTGTACTTGTCCGGCTCGGCTTCCCGGACGGCGTCGAAAATCTCCGGCGCGGTCCGCGCGGGGTACTGCGCCGAGATGGACTCGATGTTTTCGCGCTCGTCGACGGAGATCGGCTCGCGCAGGTCGATGCGGACCCGCTGCTCGCGGTCGTCGATCTGCACTTCCTTCGCGTTGTGGTTGTGCAGCTGCTCCATAGCCACGGAGGTGTCCACGCTCTGGTAGGCGCGGGAATCGTCCCCGATCAGCGTGAGCAGGTAGAGGACGATGAGTGCGATGGCGCCGATGAGGCCCCACCGCATGACGTTTTTATTTTTGCTCATAAACCTGTGTTCTATTTACTCGGCTTCCGTGTACACGCGCGGGTGGAGCGTGCCCACGTACGGCAGATCCCGGTAGCGCTCCGCGTAGTCCAGGCCGTAGCCGATGACGAACTCGTTCGGGATGTCGAAGCCGATGTCGAGGAGCTCGATCTGCGCGGTCTGCACGTCCGGTTTACGCAGAAGGGTAACGACCTCGAGGCTCTTCGGGTTCCGGTTCCGCAGGTTGCGCAGCAGCCAGGACAGCGTCAGGCCCGAATCGATGATGTCCTCGACGACGAGCACGTCGCGGCCGGCGATCTCCTTGTCCAGGTCTTTCAGGATGCGCACTACCCCGGAGCTCGTCGTGGAGTTGCCGTACGACGACACCGCCATGAATTCCATCTCCGCCGGGATGGACAGCTTGCGGGCGAAGTCGGTGAGGAAGAACACCGCGCCCTTGAGCACGCACACCAAGATGAGGTCTTCCTCCGTGTCCCGGTACTTCTCCGAGACCATGTCCGCCAGCTCCTGGATGCGGTTCTGCAGCTCATCTTCACTGATCAGAATCGCTTCCACGTCGTCGCCATAGCGGTGCGGCGGAACGTTGAAGTCCTTGGTGTCGTGCAACTCGGTCATGGGCTGGCCCTTCCCTCTCGCCTAAGATTCGCCTTCACGTGCGCGTAACTTCCACATCTTGCCACCTGCCCGCGAGAAGGTACAACCACCTGCGGGGTTTGGGCAGTTCTCGATTCTGTTATTGCAAAGTTTGTAATAACGTGCGAGGATAGGCCCTAGGATTTCCGAGACAGACTCCGATGGTTCGTGACCAAGATTTCCACGAAAGAGGGAGACTCGGGTTCGATTCCCGGCCCACGAAAGTGGTGTAGCTCAGTGGCAGAGCCCCTCTTTGCTATTCCCAATACGAAATCGTCCAGTAGCCGAGATTCATCGCAGCGATGTGCAGCTGTTCTGAAGAGAGCTGCACTGGCCCGTAGTTGTGGCGCGCGAATCCACGCAACGAACGAGCCCAGCTACTTGAATTTTTAGCCGCGGTGGAAGTTCCTTGGAAATGCTCTACTGCGATTTCTGCCCATTTTCCGGCGGATAACGCAGTGGCTAAAGACGAATTGAGACTAAGAGCCAGCGACTTATTCACACCAAAACTCAATACGAGTTCCCCAGAGTTAAGCGCCAATTCACCGTTTACCCCTAAAACACTGGCTGGCTGTTGTCCGGTCACTTTCTCCCAATAGTTCGCCGCCTCCGTCGACAACCCGTTCAAGGCGCTTTGCAGTGTCTGGTTGAAGCTTCCGTTGCTGTGAATGATGCAATTTCGAATAAGGCGTAGAACGTGAAACAGTTCTAACATGCCCAATGGCCCCGGAAGGGAACTGATTCCACACGAAGCCATAAAAACCTCGTGCATGTTGACCATCTTCACGGGTGGGTCGACAGCTCCACTCGAATCGGTAATCGTCCTCCCGTCCTGCCGAAGCAGATCGAGGACGGATTTGACGTACGCCTCCTGCAGTGCGAGCACATACGGAATTCCGATGTGTGCAAGGTGAGCTTCCGCCTGTTGGAGGTTCAGTTGCGCGACATCGGATCGAAGGTTGAATCTCTCGATGTGACTTACGCGCGGGAAAATTTCTCTGAGCGTCCGATCCGCCCCCGCAGTGAGGGTAAGTGTATTAGCCGCAAGTTGCGACCCGGCGAGCAAAGCCATCATCGCAGTATTTATCTCTTGGCGTTGCTGCTTGAACTTCATGTAATCCGGATACCGGATCTCCCCCTGAGTCATTTTGCTCCCAACTTCTCGCACCTAGGGTCTTAAAATAGCCAGTCGTTCGCCCTCGCGCACCACGGCCCGCCCGCCCGCGGCGGCGACGGGCCCTTGCCCATGCCAATCGACGACCAAGGCTTCCACCGCGTCGAGCTGGTCGCCTTGCACCGGCACGCCCTCGCTCAGGAGCCACGCTGCTAATCGACGCCTCCGGACCGGCCCCGCATCCCCCTCAAGCTCCGCGCAGGAGGTGGTCGGCGCCAGGTCCGTCAGCGACGCAATCAACGCCTGGTCCGCCGCAATCCGGTCCGCGGTGGCGGCGAGGGCGGGAACGGCGTCGCCGCCGAGCAGCTCGCTGAGCAGGGGCACCACCTGCTTCCGTAGTGCCACACGCCGGAAGGTGGGGTCGGCGTTCATCGGGTCGTGCCAGGGTTCTAACCCCAGCTCCTCGCACGCGCCCACAGTGTCGGCGCGGCGGATGCCCAAGAACGGCCGGACGATTCTGCCATTTCTCGCGCTCATCCCGGACGGGTTGCCGCGCAGGGCGCCGAGGAGGAGCGTCTCGGCCTGGTCGTCGGCAGTGTGGGCGACCCACACGTCTCGCCCGTACGCGAGCAGCGCGTCGTACCTGGCGCTGCGGGCGGCGGCCTCCACGTTGCCGGCGCCGACCTCGACACGGACCACCTCCGCGGCCAGCCCGAACGATGTAGCTGCCTGTGCCGCCCGCTCGGCAACCTCGGCCGAACCAGGTTGCAGCCCGTGGTCCACCACCACGCAGAGCGCGTCCTTCCCCTCGGCGGCGGCCGCGGCTGCCAGCACCAAGGAGTCGGGCCCGCCTGAGAGGCCAACCACTGCTGGGCCGTTGAAGGACCGGACGGCTCGTCGACAAGCAAGAAAGTGCGGGGAGCGGCGGGGCCAGAACGGGTCCATCAGTAGTCGCGCAGTGCGGAGGTGAGCTCGTCCATGGCCCGGCGCGCGGCGAGCACGTCGGCGTCGTTGCAGATCACCGCGAACGTGTAGACGTTCCCGTTCACGCTGGTCACGGTGCCGGCGAGCGAGGCGGTGTTGTCGAGGGTGCCCGTCTTCGCGCGCACCCAGCCGCGGCCGGGGAGGTCCCCGTAGCGGTCCGCGAGCGTGCCGTCGGCGGCGGCGACGGGCAGGGCGGCGAGCAGCGGGCGCAGCTCGGGCTTCGTGGTGGCGTCGAGCATGAGCGCGTCGAGGAGCTGGGCGGGGATGCGGTCGTCGGTGGACAGGCCGGAGTTGTCCACGAGGGTGACGCCGGCGGTGTCGAAGCCGCGCTCGGCGAGCACGGACAGGGCCGCGCCCGGGGCGTCCTTCGTCCCGCGTTTGAGCGCCACCTCGCGCCCGATCGCCTCGGCGTAGACGTTGTCGGAGTGCTTCATCATCATTTCCAGGCGCTCGGCGAGCGTCGGCGATTCCACGGCGGCGGCGACCTGGCCGTCCGCGGGCGCGGTGCCCACGCCTACCTCGGTGGCGCCGACGCGGTTCGCGAGCGCCTGCGCCACGTCGAGTGCCGGGGTGTGGGAGCGGGGCACGTCGCCTGTGGTCTCCCCGTTGAGGCGCCCGCCCGAGAGCATCGCGGGCTGGAGGGGCGCGACGAAGCCGCCGTCGATGTCGAGCGGGTTCCAGCCCGGCAGCATCTCCTCCATGCCATCCCAGACGGACGTGTCGATGAGTACGCGGTCAGCATGGCCGATCTGCGTCGCCAGGTCGTCGAGGGCGTCGGCGTCGAGCCAGACGTCGCCGGCGGCCTTGATGGTCACCTCGGCCGGATCCGCGCCGCGCACCACCTGCGTGGTCACGCGGTCCTGCGCGCCGAGCGAGAGCAGGGCCGCCGATGCGGTAAGCACCTTGGTCACGCTCGCCGGGCGCAGCGCATCGCCGGGGGCGTGCTCGAAGACGGTCGCGCCGTCGCTCGCCCGCGACACGCGGGCGCCGTACGTGCCCAGAGCGGGGTTCGCGCCGAGGGTGGTGAGGGCGTTGGTGAGCGAAGTGTCGTCGATACGCGACGGCTCCGCGGGGACGAGCGCGGACGGCGCGGCCTGGAGCTCGAACGGCGGGGCGTGCGTGATCTCGCCGAGCTGCTCGTGCGCGGCGATGCCGAAGCCCGCGACGCCGCCGACCGCCGCGAGGGCGAGCGCGCCTGCGGCCCATGTCCATACCTTCATCGGCCAAAATGGTAGCCCACGTATGATGTTTGGCGGACAACAACCGATCAAAGGAGCAGCAATGGCTATTGAGGTCATCATCGAGATCCCGAAGGGCTCGCGCAACAAGTACGAGGTCGACCACGAGACCGGCAAGGTCTTCCTCGACCGCTACCTGTTCACCCCGATGGCGTACCCGGCGGACTACGGCTTCATCGACAACACCCTCGCCGACGACGGCGACCCGCTCGACGCGCTCGTGATCACCCCGGAGCCCGTCTTCCCGGGCGTGACCGTGATCGCGCGCCCGATCGGCGTGTTCAAGATGACCGACGAGGCCGGCGGCGACGACAAGCTGCTCTGCGTCATCGACGACGTGCGCTACGAGTCCTACCAGGACATCTCCGACGTCTCAGACTTTGTCAAGGACGAGATCGAGCACTTCTTCGTCCACTACAAGGACCTCGAGCCTGGCAAGTCCGTGACCGGCTCCGGCTGGGGCGACAAGGCCGAGGCGGAGGCCATCCTCCAGGCCTCCCTCGACGCGTTTGAGCGCGTGGGCGACAACTCCCGCGAGGGCCTCACCGAGGAGAAGGAAACGAAGACCGAGAACTAATTCGCTTCTCGACGACTCAAGCCGGGCCGCTGTGGATAGCGGGCCCGGCTTGTGGTGTTTTGGGGGTGGGTGTGCCCAAAAAGGATTGAGGACAAATCTGACCTCAATCCATTTCACCTACACCAGGTGGTTGAGGTACGCCCACCCCGCCGCGCCGAGCACGGAGAGCCCGAACACAGCGATGGGCAGGATCACCGCGAGCGGGTTGACGCGCTTCGGCTGCTCGGGCGTCGGCTCCGCCGGCTTCGGCGCCACGGAGATGGTGGTGTCGATGGGGGTGGGCTGCTCGCGCGGCGGCCACACGATGGTGAACTCCGGCTGCGGCGCCTGGGTGGTCGCCGTGGTCGTTGTGGCCACGGTGGGCTGGAGGACGACGGTGGTGGCGTTGTGGTCGCCGGCGACCTCGATGACGTTGCTGCCGGCGGGCTTCGACGTCGGCGTCGGGCGGCTCGCCACCTCGCGCAGGTTGTTCGCCTGGATGAGCACCTGGACGTCAAGCGCCTGCGGCGAATTCGCGCCCTTGCCGCGGCTCGTGCCGTCCTTCATCAGCGCACCGTCGCAGGAGTGGGCCAGGCCCATGGCGTGGCCGAGCTCGTGCGCCGAGGTCATGACGAGACTGCTGACGTAGCCGTTGCGCAGGATGTCCGGGTTGAGCAGCAGCTTCATGGTGTTCACATTGCCGGTCACCCGGCCCACGATGTACGTGCCCAGGTTCGCTTCCTCGACCGTGACCACCTTGTAGCCCGGTTGGCTGACAAACTCGTAGCGTACGAGCCCGCCGGTCGCCTGGACCCACTCATCCATGGCCTGCGCCACGTACGGCTTGTACTTCTCCGGGCTGTAGAGACGCAGCGTGTTGCCGTCGAGGGCGTTGTAGTTGCTGGAGAACACGTAGTTGCCCAGGTTCGGGATCGGCTGTCCCAGGCGCGCCGCGGCGGTAGCCGCCTTGCACTCCTTGCCAATCGGGTCGACGCGCGTCTCGGCCTGCGCCGGGGCGACGAGGGAGCCCGCGGCGACAGCGGCTGCGCAGGCGGTTGCAATGAGATTACGAGCGTTCACGGACGGAGAGATTACCATTCCCCCAGCCCGCGCTCGCTACACGAGGCGGCGGCGCGCGAAGCCGAAGAATGCCGCCCCGAGCGCGCCGGCCAGCACAAGCGCGAACAGCGCGCGGACGAGCGTGTTGGAGCCGGTCTCGGCCTCGAGGCCACGAGCGGCGGCATACGGCGTAGCGACGTCAGCTTCGCCCCCAGCACGCGCCGCCTCAAGCCCCTGCTTGCCCACCTCACCCGCGTTGGCCTGCACGAGCGCCTCGGACTGCGCGGTCTCCTCCGGCGTGACATCCGCGTTCACCCGCGAGATGTCGGCAACGAAGGTGTGGCCGTCCTTGTTCAGGTAGTACGTGGTGCCCGCGAGCACGAGAACCGGCGGGAACTTCACCAGGCCGGCGGCCACCGGCGCCGGGTTAGAGGGGTCGACGTCCGAGGTGCCGACGGCCTGCTCGGGGGCCTTCGCCGTCGTCGCCGGGTCGGGGCTGGCGGTGGTGGCGGTGGTCGCGGTCGCGGTGGTCGCGGTCGCGGTGGTCGTGGCCGGTGCCGGCGTTGCGCCCGTCGGCTGGTCGGCGGGCTGGTCGCGGATGACGCCCGTGCCGATCAACCCTGCCACGGCGGCGTCCAGCACGGCGACGGCCTTTTCCTGCTGCGCGGAGTCGAGCTGCGCGTAGGGCTTGGCCGCCTCCTGCAGGGTGCGAACGTAGTAGGTGCCCTCCTGGTTGAGGTAGTAGGTGTCGCCGCGCGAGTCCTGCGTCTGCGCGGGCAGGCTCTCCTGCGCGGAAGCGGTGACGGCCGGCGCGGCGGTCAGCGCGACGGCGGCGGTAGCGGCAACGGCGGCGTGTGCGATGCGGCGGTTCATGGCGGCCTCCTGGGACGCTCGGTAAAGGAAGTCTCGAGTACTGGTTGAGAGTCTACACACTTCCTGCACAATGTTCACTTAAGTCACGCAAGTTTCTGCACAAGAAACGCCCTCCCCGCGCGTGCGGCGGGGAGGGCGAAGGGCAAGCGCTCAGGCTTAGACGAGGAAACGGCGGCCAGCGACGAACGCGGCGGCGCCCAGGGCGAGCGCGAGCACGAGCGCGAAGAGGGTGCGGGCCAGGGTGTTCGAGCCGGTCTCCGCCTCGACACCGCGGGTGGCCGCGGCGGCCTCCTGGGCGGCGATCTCGTCGGCGTGCTGCGCGCGCAGGCGGTCAGACTCGGCCTTCTCCTGCTGCGTCGGCTCCTGGTGGACGCGGTCCGAGGAGCCCACGAGGGTCTGGCCGTCCTGGTTAAGGAAGTAGGTCACGCCGGCGAGCACGATCGGCAAGCCGACGGCGGCAGCGGCGATCGCGGCGATGGCGCCGCCGGAGAGCTGCGCGGCGGCCTCGGCGGTCGTGGTGGCCGTGGCCGCGGCACCGTTCTTGCCGGCGGCACCCTCGACGAAGACGCAGTCCTGCTGCACGGACTCGAGGGTGCGCACCTTGGCCGGGTCGTTCGGCAACGTTTCGGCGTCGACAAGCGCCTTGTCCGAAACGTAGTGCTTGCCATCCTTCGTGGCGTACCAGGTCGTTTCCTTCCGGGCCTGGTCGCCCTGGGCCTTGTCAACGCACTTCGCGTCGCGCACCGGGGCCTGGGCCGCGGTGCCGGTGTTGGTCTCGCCGGTCTGCTTGATCGTCACATCGACCGGGAGGTTGCCGGACGTATCGACGGTGACGCTCGCAGTGGAGTTACCGGTGAGGTCGGAGATCGCGGTGGCCTCGGCCGGGTTGGCCGGCTGCGCGTTGACGCCGACCTCGAGGGCGTACGTGCCGTCCTCCCTCTGCACCAGGCGCGGCGCGGCCTCGATCTCGGCGGTGGTGGCGGGCAGCTCCTTCTTCACGTACTCGGTGCCGCGCAGGACGAAGTAGTTGCCCGCGGCGTCGGTGTACGCGGCCGGGAGGTCACCCTTCCACGCGGCGCTGACCTCCGGCGGGAGGGTCTCCGCGTGGGCGGCCGGGGTTGCGGCGAGGGCGATGGCGCCGGCCATGACGGCGGCGGTCAGGGAACGGGTGGTGCGCTTCATGTGGGGCTCCAATCGGGAAAAGTCTCAACCTCAGGTGGAAGGTTACGCCACAACAGTAGACACGATTCACACAAGTCTCAAGAAAAACTTGAGACTTTTTGGAAAACTCCTGCCACGAATCAGCAAACGCGCAGCTAGCGCGGCTGGAACGCCTTCTCCACCTGCTCCCCCGTCACCGTGCCCACGAGCTGCCAGCCCACCACGGCGTTGCGCACGGAGTCCGCGAGCGGGTTGGCCGGCTGGATGCAGCTGATGGTCAGCAGCCGCCCCGGCATCGGCCCGGTGCCCCAGATTGAGGTGTCCGCCGCCAGCGTCCCCTTCTGCGGGTCGTGCAGGTCGGTCGCGCGGTACTGCAGCCAGTCGTCGCCGGAGGACGCGGTGCGCAGGTAAAGGTGCTCGCCGATGCCGATGTTGTGGCGTTCGTTCTTGCCGTCGTAAAGCTTGTTAAATACCGCGCTCACCCCCGCGCCCGTATGCCCCGCCACCACCACGATGTCCTGCGCGTCAGTGCCGGGCAGCGAGTACGGGTAGCCCTCGCCGGTGAGCGCGCACGCCTTATCCATCGTCTTCGGGTCGATCGCGCCGTTGACCACACGGCAGTCGGCGCCCTCGAACGTCGCCCGCAGCCCGATCGCGGGCACCACCATCTCCTCCGGGCGCGAGGCGCCGATAGTTGCAGCAGCGTGACGACGGGGCTCCGCCTGCGCCGACGTCGTTTCCCCCGTCGGGGTTTCTGGCTCGGAGGGGGCCGAATGGTCGTCGTGAAGCAACGCGCGAAGAAGCAGGACGATGAGCAGCAGCGCCACAATGCGGCGGATGTGGTACTTCACGGCGGTTATCATACGAGCCATGAAGCACGTCTCCGTTACCGAAGTCCCCGCCGGCGCCCAGCTCATCGACGTCCGCGAGCCCGACGAGTACGCCGCCGTCCGCGCGGCCGGCGCGACGAACATCCCGCTGTCCGAGTTCGTGGCCCGGGCCGGCGAAATCGATCCCGACCAGGACATTTACCTCATCTGCAAGTCCGGCGGGCGCAGCGCCCAGGCCGGCGAGTACCTCGAGCAGGCGCACGGCTGGGACGGGGTGCACAACGTGACCGGGGGTACCACCGCGTGGGTGGAGGCGGGCCTGCCGCACGAAAAATAGGACGCCCCAACAGTTGGGCGACCGCAGGTACGTAAGATGGGCCGTATGTCGACGCTTCCCGAACTGCCCAGCGCGCTGGCGAAGTCGCCCCACTTCCAGATCGAGCGCGTCCGCCGGCACACGAAGGACGAGGTCGAGCGGACGCTAGCGAAGCAGGACTCCACGATGCGCGAGTTCTGGATCCTCACCTGCGTGGACGGCGAACCGATGTCGCAGCGGCAGCTGTCCGAGCTCCTGCTCATCGACGCCTCCGACATGGTCCGCATCATCGACTCCCTGGAGAAGCACGGGTGGGTCACCCGCGAGCGCGACCCCGACGACCGCCGCCGCCAGATCGTCGCCGCGACGAAGAAAGGCTCGAAGGCGCTGACCAAACTCGCCGAGGACGTCGCGAACGCCGAGAGCCGCGCACTCGAGGCGTCCTCGAACAAGCAGCTCAAGAGCCTGAAGAAGCTGTCCCAGGCGCTCGAGGGCGAGGACTAGGGCGGGGGTGGGGTGCCTGGTGCGCGTTTTTCGCCTCTATCCCGCCTTTCCCGCCCCTCTACCGCCCCTTCTTCCGCCCCTTCTCCGCCCCTTCTTCCGCAGATCCAGCTACTAAGACCCAGCTAATCGGCCTCCGGGAGCGCGGACAAAAAGTTGGAGTGTTGGGGGCTGGAAGGTATTCCAATGCCCGCAGGGTTTCCATCTGATATCCGCGATGGTGCGGTTGAGAGGTTTTTGGCTGGGGCGTCTGCCCGTGAGGTCTGCGACTGGGCTGAAGACGTATGTGGTCGCCGACCATCAGTGGACACGGTCGGCAACTGGGTTGCGGCCAAACGCCGCGGCCAGTCCTTTGATGGCACGCGACGCGCCTACGACGCTGAGACCATCGCGAAGGTTGTAGCACGCAGGTTGACCTCGCAGGCGACGGTGCGTGAGATTGCCGTGGAGTTCGATGTCAACGACACCGCAGCACTGACCTGGACGAAGCGGTACTGGCCAGACGATGACGACCGCGATTCGGCAGCGTCGATGACCTTCGACGAGGCGTTTGCGGCGACAATGGAACGCGTGAGCAAACACCGCAAAGTCCAACGCAACCATCAACAGCAGCGAGTCGATGAAGCAGCCGATGCGAAAAGGCCACCCCGGCCAGTCAACGAGTGGCTGCCAGGGCCTGGACCGATAGACGACATCGCTGATTTACCCAGTGACATGGACGAGCTGAAAAAGCTCGTTGTCGAGATGCGCGACCGGGAAACAGTCAAAGACGCCATTATCCAAGTGCTCATGAGCGACGGTGAGCCGCAGGGAAAAGGCAACGTCCGTGGCGGTGAGTCGCGGGGAAAAGACGACGTCCGTGACGGGGAACTGTCCACCGCGGCGAAAGCCGCAGTGGTGGTT encodes:
- a CDS encoding sortase, which gives rise to MKYHIRRIVALLLIVLLLRALLHDDHSAPSEPETPTGETTSAQAEPRRHAAATIGASRPEEMVVPAIGLRATFEGADCRVVNGAIDPKTMDKACALTGEGYPYSLPGTDAQDIVVVAGHTGAGVSAVFNKLYDGKNERHNIGIGEHLYLRTASSGDDWLQYRATDLHDPQKGTLAADTSIWGTGPMPGRLLTISCIQPANPLADSVRNAVVGWQLVGTVTGEQVEKAFQPR
- a CDS encoding inorganic diphosphatase yields the protein MAIEVIIEIPKGSRNKYEVDHETGKVFLDRYLFTPMAYPADYGFIDNTLADDGDPLDALVITPEPVFPGVTVIARPIGVFKMTDEAGGDDKLLCVIDDVRYESYQDISDVSDFVKDEIEHFFVHYKDLEPGKSVTGSGWGDKAEAEAILQASLDAFERVGDNSREGLTEEKETKTEN
- a CDS encoding MarR family winged helix-turn-helix transcriptional regulator, with amino-acid sequence MSTLPELPSALAKSPHFQIERVRRHTKDEVERTLAKQDSTMREFWILTCVDGEPMSQRQLSELLLIDASDMVRIIDSLEKHGWVTRERDPDDRRRQIVAATKKGSKALTKLAEDVANAESRALEASSNKQLKSLKKLSQALEGED
- the hpt gene encoding hypoxanthine phosphoribosyltransferase translates to MTELHDTKDFNVPPHRYGDDVEAILISEDELQNRIQELADMVSEKYRDTEEDLILVCVLKGAVFFLTDFARKLSIPAEMEFMAVSSYGNSTTSSGVVRILKDLDKEIAGRDVLVVEDIIDSGLTLSWLLRNLRNRNPKSLEVVTLLRKPDVQTAQIELLDIGFDIPNEFVIGYGLDYAERYRDLPYVGTLHPRVYTEAE
- a CDS encoding rhodanese-like domain-containing protein, encoding MKHVSVTEVPAGAQLIDVREPDEYAAVRAAGATNIPLSEFVARAGEIDPDQDIYLICKSGGRSAQAGEYLEQAHGWDGVHNVTGGTTAWVEAGLPHEK
- the tilS gene encoding tRNA lysidine(34) synthetase TilS, giving the protein MDPFWPRRSPHFLACRRAVRSFNGPAVVGLSGGPDSLVLAAAAAAEGKDALCVVVDHGLQPGSAEVAERAAQAATSFGLAAEVVRVEVGAGNVEAAARSARYDALLAYGRDVWVAHTADDQAETLLLGALRGNPSGMSARNGRIVRPFLGIRRADTVGACEELGLEPWHDPMNADPTFRRVALRKQVVPLLSELLGGDAVPALAATADRIAADQALIASLTDLAPTTSCAELEGDAGPVRRRRLAAWLLSEGVPVQGDQLDAVEALVVDWHGQGPVAAAGGRAVVREGERLAILRP
- the ftsH gene encoding ATP-dependent zinc metalloprotease FtsH codes for the protein MSKNKNVMRWGLIGAIALIVLYLLTLIGDDSRAYQSVDTSVAMEQLHNHNAKEVQIDDREQRVRIDLREPISVDERENIESISAQYPARTAPEIFDAVREAEPDKYKTNVTQDSFLMSMLGFMLPMILVFGLLSYFMYRMQTSGGGPFGIGGSRAKQLTKDNPTNTFADVAGADEAVDELQEVVDFLTDPGIYEKLGAKIPRGVLLYGPPGTGKTLLARAVAGEAGVPFYSISGSDFVEMFVGVGASRVRDLFKQARENSPCIIFVDEIDAVGRQRGSGMGGGHDEREQTLNQLLVEMDGFTGREGVILIAATNRPDILDPALLRPGRFDRQIPVTNPDLAGRAQILKVHAKDKPLAKDVSLDSLAKRTAGMSGADLANVLNEAALLTARIGGNVITADALEEATDRVIGGPRRSTKIISEHEKKVTAYHEGGHTLAAWALKDIERVYKVTILARGRTGGFSMTADEDDKGMYTRDELFARMVFAMGGRSAEELVFGAPTTGASNDIEQATKIARAMVTEYGMTSSLGPVKYGQEQGDPFAGMGGGGTLEYSPAVAAKIDEEMQLLLDEAHKVAYATLEKYRDQLDLLASKLLEKETLRRGDLEAIFEGVEPERPALPAHDARFHRQDGREPVKTPVELAKERGEEPPKHFSILEASKATRERRRREREGNQNQPGSSRWQPPAGSAPQYGGPKPPEGWTYTGGPAGQTQPAQPPQPAQPQPQQPQQHPGAQHYPAQPPAGQTEEIGFRLPENERPDHPARGDEPETTPANPESETTQLPREPREPRHRRGEDD
- the dacB gene encoding D-alanyl-D-alanine carboxypeptidase/D-alanyl-D-alanine-endopeptidase; protein product: MKVWTWAAGALALAAVGGVAGFGIAAHEQLGEITHAPPFELQAAPSALVPAEPSRIDDTSLTNALTTLGANPALGTYGARVSRASDGATVFEHAPGDALRPASVTKVLTASAALLSLGAQDRVTTQVVRGADPAEVTIKAAGDVWLDADALDDLATQIGHADRVLIDTSVWDGMEEMLPGWNPLDIDGGFVAPLQPAMLSGGRLNGETTGDVPRSHTPALDVAQALANRVGATEVGVGTAPADGQVAAAVESPTLAERLEMMMKHSDNVYAEAIGREVALKRGTKDAPGAALSVLAERGFDTAGVTLVDNSGLSTDDRIPAQLLDALMLDATTKPELRPLLAALPVAAADGTLADRYGDLPGRGWVRAKTGTLDNTASLAGTVTSVNGNVYTFAVICNDADVLAARRAMDELTSALRDY